In Formosa haliotis, the sequence TCTAGGAGCGCATGCAGTTCCTAAAGAATTTAAAGATAATAAAACAGGTTATGTAGATCATATTATAAATGATATGATACCCAAAGTAGCCAAAGATTTATTGGCCCAATATATTGATGTATTTTGTGAATCTGGATATTTTTCTATTGAAGATACCGAGCGTATTTTAGAAGCTGGAAAAAAACATGGATTAACACCTAAAATTCACGTCAATCAATTCAATGCCTTTGGAGGTGTCGCTTTAGGGGTTAAACACGAAGCCCTTTCTGTAGACCATTTAGAAGTCTTAAATCCTAAAGATATTGAAGCTTTAAAAGGCAGTAAAACCATGCCAGTAGCATTGCCATCTTGTTCTTATTTTATAAGTATTCCGTATACACCAGCACGTCAAATTATAGATGCAGGGCTTCCGTTAGCCTTGGCTACCGATTATAATCCTGGAACCACACCAAGCGGAAACATGAATTTTGTGGTAAGCACAGCTTGTATTAAAATGAAAATGACTCCAGAAGAAGCCATTAATGCTGCAACCATAAATGGTGCCTATGCCATGGGTGTTAGTAATATGTTTGGAAGTATTACTCGAGGTAAAAAAGCCAATGTTATGATAACCAAAGCTATACCAAGTTATAATTATTTACCTTATGCCTTTGGAGAAAACAATATTGAAACCGTTATTATTAATGGTGAAATTATTGAATAATCTTTAATGTTTGATTTGATTGTGCTTTTAACCTGAGAAATTAGCGATTGTAACTCTTCAAGTTTAAAGAGTTTTTAAACTAAAAAAAGAGGTAAACTTAAAAGTTTCATTTTCGTCAACTTGAACTTGATTCAGGTTCTCACATATTTGGTTATTTATGTGAATAAATTCTGAAATACATTCAGAATGATAACTTTGTAAAGTTTTAAACAAAAAAATCCCAAATAACTTAAAGTTATT encodes:
- the hutI gene encoding imidazolonepropionase, giving the protein MSILITNIKQLLQARAHNVLKVSGTEMNQLSLLENAYLLIEHDTIVEYGEMKDIGGIEAETTIDATGKIVLPTWCDSHTHLVYAGNREQEFVDRINGLSYEDIANRGGGILNSAEKLQNTTEDELYNQAVYRLKNVMRLGTGAIEIKSGYGLTTESELKMLRVISRLKRDFPLKVMATFLGAHAVPKEFKDNKTGYVDHIINDMIPKVAKDLLAQYIDVFCESGYFSIEDTERILEAGKKHGLTPKIHVNQFNAFGGVALGVKHEALSVDHLEVLNPKDIEALKGSKTMPVALPSCSYFISIPYTPARQIIDAGLPLALATDYNPGTTPSGNMNFVVSTACIKMKMTPEEAINAATINGAYAMGVSNMFGSITRGKKANVMITKAIPSYNYLPYAFGENNIETVIINGEIIE